A region from the Lycium barbarum isolate Lr01 chromosome 8, ASM1917538v2, whole genome shotgun sequence genome encodes:
- the LOC132607341 gene encoding alkane hydroxylase MAH1-like produces the protein MDFLEYFFLFFTTLFVTYFIWFIIYRRTTTSAPTNWPILRELPAVIVNLYRIHEYMTEVLIEYGGTYEFKGPSFVSLDMFFTCDPANIHHIFSKNFPNYPKGPEFRKIFDILGNGIFNVDHELWELHRKTTMSIMGHAKFQTLLERTMWDIIDKGVRPILDAFAEQSKTLDLQDVLQRFTFDSITKLLLDHDPRSLSVDLPYLRYEKAFGDALDALLHRHIIPECLWKLQKWLGIGKEKKLIQAREAFDQFIYPCISRKLEELMHKSTIKDEEFAFLTTYIKMYNQWKDGDLGTLQTFLRDTFLNLMFAGRDTTSAALTWFFWLLAENPTVETKIRKEIQQQLHVKEDEKLKFFNKEDSRKLIYLHGALLETLRFFPSVSLENKYPLDHDILPTGHRVSPKTRIILPFYTMGRMETLWGKDCLEFKPERWISERGGIKHAPSFKFPAFNAGPRTCLGKEMAFIQMKIAAATIIHNYNIQLVEPENICPTTSIIMQVKNGLMVKVDKRV, from the coding sequence ATGGATTTCCTTgaatattttttccttttcttcacaACTCTTTTCGTTACTTATTTTATATGGTTCATCATAtatagaaggacaacaacatcagCACCAACAAATTGGCCAATCCTTAGGGAGTTGCCGGCAGTTATTGTGAATCTTTATCGTATCCATGAATACATGACTGAAGTTCTTATAGAATATGGTGGCACTTATGAGTTCAAAGGTCCTAGTTTTGTCAGTTTGGACATGTTTTTTACTTGTGATCCTGCAAATATCCATCATATCTTTAGTAAAAACTTCCCAAACTATCCAAAAGGACCCGAATTTCGTAAAATATTTGATATTTTGGGAAATGGGATCTTCAACGTTGATCATGAATTATGGGAGCTTCATAGGAAGACCACAATGTCCATAATGGGCCATGCCAAGTTCCAAACTTTGTTAGAGAGGACCATGTGGGACATTATTGATAAAGGCGTTCGACCAATTCTTGATGCTTTTGCTGAACAAAGCAAAACATTGGATTTGCAAGACGTTTTGCAAAGATTCACTTTTGATTCTATCACCAAGCTGTTACTTGATCATGATCCAAGAAGTTTGTCCGTTGACTTGccttatttgcgatatgaaaagGCGTTCGGCGATGCTCTTGATGCACTTCTACACAGACACATAATCCCAGAATGTCTCTGGAAATTACAAAAATGGCTGGGAATTGGTAAAGAGAAGAAGCTCATTCAAGCTCGCGAGGCTTTTGATCAATTCATATATCCTTGCATTTCGCGTAAGCTAGAAGAGTTGATGCACAAAAGTACAATTAAAGACGAGGAATTCGCATTTTTAACCACTTATATCAAAATGTACAACCAATGGAAAGATGGAGATTTGGGTACTTTGCAAACATTTCTGAGGGACACTTTCTTGAATTTGATGTTTGCTGGAAGGGACACCACAAGTGCAGCTCTCACTTGGTTTTTCTGGCTCTTGGCTGAAAATCCCACAGTAGAGACAAAGATTAGAAAAGAGATTCAACAACAATTGCATGTAAAAGAAGATGAAAAACTCAAGTTTTTCAACAAAGAAGACTCGAGAAAATTGATCTATTTACATGGTGCTTTGTTGGAAACTCTTAGGTTCTTTCCATCAGTTTCTTTAGAGAACAAATATCCACTTGATCATGACATCCTTCCAACCGGTCACCGTGTTAGTCCAAAAACAAGAATAATTCTTCCATTCTATACAATGGGGAGAATGGAGACTCTATGGGGAAAAGATTGTCTAGAATTCAAGCCAGAGAGATGGATTTCAGAACGAGGAGGGATCAAACACGCGCCGTCTTTCAAATTTCCAGCGTTTAATGCGGGTCCAAGAACTTGTTTAGGAAAGGAAATGGCGTTCATTCAGATGAAAATAGCGGCAGCCACCATCATACACAATTACAATATCCAATTAGTGGAACCAGAAAATATTTGTCCCACTACTTCTATTATCATGCAAGTGAAAAATGGTCTGATGGTGAAGGTTGATAAAAGGGTATAG
- the LOC132605476 gene encoding alkane hydroxylase MAH1-like, whose translation MDILEFSLSILIIIICLTYSTWWYVRYILWKLSYVPTNWPLVGMLPGLIRNAHRIHEFATDVLVETKGTFEFNGPILANLNMLATSDPANIHHILSRNFLNYPKGVEFRKIFDILGNGIFNVDSELWEIHRKTTMSLMSHPKFQTLLERNMWDIIENGLRPILDAFAERGTTFDLQDIFQRFTFDAISKLLLDHDPKSLSIGLPYVPCEKAFNDVVDALMYRHFLPECLWKLQKWVRIGKEKKLIQAWEAFDQFLYPCISRKQEELMHKTIKDEDFDLFTPYIKAYNQWTNGNNNSGNVQEFLRDTILNLMFAGRDTTSAALTWFFWLLAKNPLVETKIREEIQQQLHLKEDENLKFFKIEETRKLVYLHGALCETLRFFPSVAIEHKIPLDFEFLPSGHRVNPSTRIVLSFYTMGRMETIWGKDCLEFKPERWISERGGLKHEPSFKFPAFNAGPRTCLGKDMAFIQMKIVAATIIYNYHIQVEDQIISPSASIIVQMEDGLKVRLVKRVPLMSN comes from the coding sequence ATGGATATCCTTGAATTTTCTCTTTCTATATTGATTATCATCATATGTTTAACATATTCTACATGGTGGTACGTTAGATATATATTGTGGAAATTAAGCTATGTGCCAACAAATTGGCCACTAGTTGGAATGTTGCCTGGGCTTATTCGAAATGCTCATCGTATCCATGAATTTGCAACTGATGTTCTTGTAGAAACTAAGGGCACTTTTGAGTTCAATGGTCCTATTCTTGCCAACTTGAACATGTTGGCTACTAGTGATCCTGCAAATATCCACCACATCCTCAGTAGAAATTTCTTAAACTATCCAAAAGGTGTCGAGTTTCGTAAAATATTCGATATATTAGGAAATGGAATCTTCAATGTTGATTCTGAACTATGGGAGATTCATAGGAAGACTACAATGTCTTTAATGAGCCATCCAAAGTTCCAAACTTTGTTGGAGAGGAACATGTGGGACATTATTGAAAACGGGCTCCGACCAATTCTTGATGCTTTTGCTGAACGAGGCACGACGTTTGATTTGCAAGATATTTTCCAGAGATTCACTTTTGATGCTATTAGCAAATTGTTACTTGACCATGATCCGAAAAGTTTATCTATTGGTTTACCTTATGTGCCATGTGAAAAAGCTTTCAACGACGTGGTGGATGCACTTATGTACAGACACTTCTTGCCAGAATGTTTATGGAAATTGCAAAAATGGGTTAGAATTGGTAAAGAGAAGAAGCTCATTCAAGCATGGGAAGCTTTTGATCAGTTCTTATATCCTTGCATATCGCGGAAGCAAGAAGAGTTGATGCACAAAACAATCAAAGACGAGGACTTCGACTTATTTACTCCCTATATTAAAGCATACAATCAATGGACGAATGGAAATAATAATTCGGGTAATGTACAAGAATTTTTAAGGGACACGATTTTGAATTTGATGTTCGCTGGAAGAGACACCACGAGTGCAGCTCTCACTTGGTTTTTCTGGCTCTTAGCTAAAAATCCCTTAGTAGAGACAAAGATTAGAGAAGAGATTCAACAGCAATTGCATCTAAAAGAAGATGAGAACCTCAAGTTTTTCAAAATAGAAGAAACAAGAAAACTTGTCTATCTACATGGTGCTTTGTGTGAAACTCTGAGGTTCTTTCCATCAGTTGCAATTGAGCATAAAATTCCACTTGACTTTGAATTTCTCCCGAGCGGTCACCGTGTTAATCCAAGTACAAGAATTGTGCTATCCTTCTATACAATGGGGAGAATGGAGACTATATGGGGAAAAGATTGCTTAGAATTCAAGCCAGAGAGATGGATTTCAGAAAGAGGAGGACTGAAACACGAGCCATCTTTCAAATTTCCAGCATTTAATGCGGGTCCACGGACTTGTTTGGGGAAAGACATGGCATTCATTCAGATGAAAATAGTGGCCGCCACCATCATATACAATTACCATATCCAAGTGGAAGATCAAATTATTTCTCCAAGTGCTTCTATTATCGTTCAAATGGAAGACGGCCTGAAAGTTAGGCTTGTCAAAAGGGTTCCTCTTATGTCCAATTAA
- the LOC132607342 gene encoding rhomboid-like protein 20, whose translation MNVGPSGFNNAPVTRALVIACTIFTIIFGVRGRANQLGWSYQDIFHKLQIWKLIISVFTFSSTPELVFGLYLLYYFRVFERQIGSNKYSVFLLFSFVISLLLEVLALQLIKDPSLSILSGPYGLIFSSFVPFYLDIPVSTRFRVLSLHFSDKTFIYLAGLQLLFSSWKRSIVPGLCGIIAGCLYRLNIFRIRRVKFPGFITSFFARLSLPSIGNTPPPSAPARNAPGNVPIFAGRQMEGNYPAPVSSTPEPPEDAIAMLVSMGFDRNSARQALIHSRNDVNTATNILLESQNH comes from the exons ATGAACGTCGGCCCATCTGGTTTCA ACAATGCACCAGTGACAAGGGCATTGGTTATTGCGTGTACCATTTTTACCATCATATTTGGCGTACGAGGTCGTGCAAATCAGCTAGGATGGTCTTATCAG GATATCTTCCACAAGCTTCAAATCTGGAAGCTGATCATATCTGTTTTTACATTTTCATCTACCCCTGAACTTGTATTTGGATTATATCTGCTGTACTACTTCCGTGTCTTTGAGAGGCAAATCGGTTCGAACAAATATTCT GTTTTCCTGctattctcttttgtcatctCTTTATTGCTTGAGGTTCTTGCTCTACAACTTATTAAAG ATCCTTCCTTGAGTATCCTGTCTGGGCCCTATGGACTAATTTTTTCTTCCTTTGTGCCCTTTTATCTCGACATTCCGGTTTCTACCCGGTTCCGCGTACTTAGTCTCCACTTTTCTGACAAGACTTTTATTTATTTAGCTGGTCTCCAG CTTCTTTTCTCATCCTGGAAACGATCTATTGTACCCGGGCTCTGTGGAATAATTGCAGGTTGCTTGTATCGTTTGAACATTTTCCGTATTAGGAGAGTGAAG TTCCCAGGATTTATTACATCCTTCTTTGCTCGACTTTCTTTGCCATCGATTGGTAACACGCCACCGCCTTCAGCACCAGCAAGAAATGCTCCAGGAAATGTACCAATCTTTGCAGGTCGCCAAATGGAG GGGAATTACCCAGCTCCAGTTTCATCCACCCCAGAGCCACCAGAAGACGCTATTGCTATGCTGGTGTCGATGGGCTTTGATAGGAACTCGGCAAGGCAGGCACTCATCCATTCAAGAAATGATGTTAATACAGCCACAAACATCCTTCTTGAGTCACAAAATCACTGA